In Salmo trutta chromosome 28, fSalTru1.1, whole genome shotgun sequence, one DNA window encodes the following:
- the LOC115165994 gene encoding cytochrome c oxidase subunit 4 isoform 2, mitochondrial-like, translating to MLHLTKGCVGCLLSRRAVLALTNSGARMSSHDHQEVSDNLDMSQPMYWDRLDTPLPDRPWKDVLDSTDKSLKQKKGPWTALSKEEKITLYRLKFNHTYPEMKRPSHEWKTVIGGMFIVFGITGLVVFWQCHYVYPPQPHTFGKEWQAKQVQRMLDMRVNPIEGFSAQWDYKNKQWK from the exons ATGCTTCACCTGACAAAAGGATGTGTGGGGTGCTTGCTTTCCAGGCGAGCAGTTTTGGCACTGACAAACAGTGGTGCGAGGATGTCAAGCCATGACCACCAGG AGGTCTCCGACAACTTGGACATGTCACAGCCAATGTACTGGGATCGTCTGGACACCCCTCTGCCAGACAGACCATGGAAGGACGTCCTGGACTCTACAGATAAGAGCCTGAAACAGAAGAAGGGTCCATGGACTGCACTGTCCAAGGAGGAGAAAATCACCT TGTACAGGCTGAAGTTCAACCATACCTATCCTGAGATGAAGAGGCCGTCCCATGAGTGGAAGACTGTGATTGGTGGGATGTTCATAGTCTTTGGCATCACTGGTCTGGTGGTCTTTTGGCAGTGCCACTATG TGTACCCACCCCAACCTCATACCTTTGGTAAGGAGTGGCAGGCTAAGCAGGTCCAGAGGATGCTGGATATGCGGGTCAACCCAATTGAGGGCTTCTCTGCCCAGTGGGACTACAAGAACAAACAATGGAAGTAA
- the LOC115165993 gene encoding cytochrome c oxidase subunit 4 isoform 2, mitochondrial, translating to MLHLTTGRVGCLLSKQAVVALTSSGARMSSHGHHEVSDSVDMSQPMYWDRLDTPLPDRPWKDVLDSTDKSLKQKEKGPWTALSKEEKIALYRLKFNHTYPEMKRPSHEWKTVIGGMFIFFGITGLVVFWQGHYVYPPQPHTFGEEWQAKQIQRMLDMRVNPIEGFSAQWDYKNKQWK from the exons ATGCTTCACCTGACAACAGGCCGTGTGGGGTGCTTGCTTTCCAAGCAAGCGGTGGTTGCCCTGACGAGCAGTGGCGCGAGGATGTCAAGCCATGGCCACCACG AGGTGTCCGACTCAGTGGACATGTCACAGCCAATGTACTGGGATCGTCTGGACACCCCTCTGCCAGACAGACCATGGAAGGACGTCCTGGACTCTACAGATAAGAGCCTAAAACAGAAGGAGAAGGGTCCCTGGACTGCACTGTCCAAGGAGGAGAAAATCGCCT TGTACAGGCTGAAGTTCAACCATACCTATCCTGAGATGAAGAGGCCGTCCCATGAGTGGAAGACCGTGATTGGTGGGATGTTCATCTTCTTTGGCATCACTGGTCTGGTGGTCTTTTGGCAGGGCCACTATG TGTACCCACCCCAACCTCATACCTTTGGTGAGGAGTGGCAGGCTAAGCAGATCCAGAGGATGCTGGATATGCGGGTCAACCCAATTGAGGGCTTCTCTGCCCAGTGGGACTACAAGAACAAACAATGGAAGTAA